In Pecten maximus chromosome 10, xPecMax1.1, whole genome shotgun sequence, one genomic interval encodes:
- the LOC117336465 gene encoding membrane-associated protein Hem-like isoform X16: MSRALIPSQQKLAEKLTVLTDRGRGMLTRIYNIKKMSMLGSAENKPAFLSDKNLEAAFKHLLRRFPNPDAKASALLPINSIKNDVCKSLHLYYFTFVDIMDFKDHVVDLLTTMDACQVYLDITLNYDLTKMYLDLIVTYVSIMILVSKVEDRRVVLSLYNIAHEYLHATGDPWFPRLGQMILEYDYPMKKLAEDFVPHTRVVRHAILSLQKIYPKRNIPADQMRATQLLTLLGEPAKIMNVPNTDMIQCEYLSQDSMEKWIIFCLMICHPFLQEPQAWDLWKTALQSGYIVQLVRDEVLHIHSYIISFFESLKGQHLSKRITEIKELHHQALQTAPGVHRERRKFLRSALKELALIYTDQPGLLGPKALYVFQGLSIARDEIHWLLRHFDNPPSKKHNIKIAQEDFVDRQIPELLFYMEELKALVRKYNQVMQRYYVQYLSGFDSVLLNQLIQNLAMCPEDESVILSSLYNSVAGLTVQQVEANDVFDFRGIRLDWFRLQAYTSGNKAGLTLKDHQDLGKHLNMIVFHTKMVDFLDQMLTETSDLSIYCFYTQIFEHQFKQCIEFPSQHRYSIVFPLICGHFMVATHELCPEERHSIGTTSVQYAHWFLKEISDEVNQVITAICEEQCLLSYKLLPKHSAATILASAQKNKPTKDKNKKTAEKERPGEESFRKNRENFTRMDKLHMALTEMCYAINYCNVIQVWEHGFVPREFFLQHLETRFNKALVGMMMYNPETNEIAKPSELLSGVKAVMNVLQGLENYVHLDIARVFNSVLPQQTQATDSFNGEKTITANYASWYLDVLLRKATVNIGQIVYSPNYKSFVTVAAESNQQVILQAEEYADLTELRALAELIGPYGMRYLGERLMGHVASQVDELKKLVVQNRETLVQLRTSFDKPEVMRELTKKLNKPKTAANSKQTATDADSVLMRMTMIGVLLSFRSLAQEALLDVLEDRIPFLMASVKDLQHFVPNTKDSKVVNEMASAGGLSCNVDPTLINALRQMKCEHKESEYEIVCLFII, encoded by the exons ATGTCGAGAGCATTGATTCCTAGTCAGCAAAAGCTTGCTGAGAAGCTGACGGTCCTGACTGACAGGGGCCGGGGGATGCTTACACGCATTTACAACATAAAGAAG ATGTCT ATGTTGGGAAGTGCAGAAAACAAGCCAGCTTTCCTGTCGGACAAAAACCTGGAGGCTGCTTTTAAACACTTACTAAGGAGGTTCCCCAATCCGGACGCCAAAGCCAGCGCA TTGCTGCCTATAAACTCCATCAAGAACGATGTGTGTAAGTCTCTACACCTCTACTACTTCACCTTTGTCGACATCATGGACTTCAAG gACCATGTTGTAGACTTACTGACCACAATGGACGCCTGTCAAGTCTACCTGGATATT ACCTTGAACTATGACCTCACTAAAATGTACCTTGACCTGATAGTCACCTATGTGTCCATTATGATCCTGGTATCGAAGGTGGAGGATCGCCGAGTGGTTCTGTCGCTCTACAACATCGCACATGAGTATTTACATGCCACAGG TGACCCTTGGTTCCCACGACTTGGTCAGATGATATTGGAGTATGACTACCCAATGAAGAAGTTAGCGGAGGACTTCGTGCCTCATACCCGG GTGGTACGACATGCGATCCTGTCCCTTCAGAAGATCTACCCGAAACGTAACATTCCCGCTGATCAGATGCGGGCCACTCAGCTCCTCACACTCCTTGGAGAGCCAGCTAAGATCATGAATGTCCCTAACACAGATATG ATACAGTGTGAATACTTGTCACAAGACTCCATGGAGAAATGGATTATTT TCTGCCTGATGATCTGCCACCCATTCCTACAGGAGCCCCAGGCCTGGGATCTGTGGAAGACTGCCCTTCAGTCTGGCTATATCGTCCAGCTCGTTAGGGATGAGGTCCTTCACATACACAGCTATATCATCTCATTCTTTGAGAGTCTGAAAGG TCAACACCTGAGCAAAAGAATCACAGAAATCAAGGAGCTTCATCATCAGGCATTACAGACAgc GCCAGGGGTTCACCGTGAGAGGAGAAAATTCCTCCGTTCAGCCCTGAAGGAGTTAGCTCTGATCTACACAGACCAGCCCGGGCTCCTTGGTCCAAAG GCCCTGTATGTGTTCCAAGGCTTGTCTATAGCCCGAGATGAAATCCATTGGCTTCTGCGACATTTTGACAATCCTCCATCAAAGAAACATAACATAAAGATTGCACAGGAGGACTTCGTAGATAG ACAAATTCCTGAGCTACTTTTCTATATGGAAGAACTAAAAG CCCTGGTGAGGAAGTATAACCAGGTGATGCAAAGATACTACGTACAATATTTATCTGGCTTTGACTCCGTCTTACTGAACCAActcatacag AACCTAGCAATGTGCCCGGAGGACGAGTCGGTCATCCTCTCATCTTTGTACAACTCTGTAGCTGGTCTTACAGTACAACAAG TTGAGGCCAATGATGTATTTGACTTCCGAGGTATTCGATTGGACTGGTTTCGACTTCAG GCGTACACAAGTGGTAACAAAGCAGGCCTTACCCTGAAGGATCATCAAGATCTCGGTAAACATCTCAACATGATTGTTTTCCACACAAAGATGGTGGATTTCCTCGACCAGATGCTGACAGAAACCTCTGATTTATCTATTTACTG cTTCTACACTCAGATCTTCGAGCACCAGTTCAAACAGTGTATAGAATTTCCATCACAACACCGATACAGTATTGTCTTCCCTCTCATCTGTGGACACTTCATGGTGGCCACACACGAACTCTGTCCCGAGGAG AGACACTCGATTGGGACAACAAGTGTTCAGTATGCTCACTGGTTCCTCAAGGAAATCTCAGATGAGGTGAACCAAGTCATCACCGCTATTTGTGAGGAGCAGTGTCTACTCAGTTATAAG CTGTTACCCAAACACAGTGCTGCTACCATCCTGGCCTCAGCACAGAAGAATAAACCAACCAAAGACAAGAATAAAAAAACGGCGGAGAAGGAGAGACCCGGAGAGGAGTCCTTCAGAAAGAACAGGGAAAATTTTACACG AATGGACAAGCTACATATGGCCCTGACCGAAATGTGTTATGCCATCAACTACTGTAACGTGATACAGGTATGGGAACATGGATTTGTTCCTCGGGAGTTCTTCCTACAGCATCTGGAGACACGATTTAATAA AGCATTAGTGGGTATGATGATGTACAACCCAGAGACAAATGAGATTGCCAAACCGTCAGAACTGCTGAGTGGGGTGAAAGCGGTGATGAACGTACTACAGGGCCTGGAGAATTATG taCACCTGGATATTGCTAGAGTATTTAACAGTGTGCTACCCCAGCAGACACAGGCTACAGACAGCTTCAATGGAGAGAAAACTATCACAGCCAACTATGCCAGCTG GTATCTGGACGTTCTGTTGAGGAAGGCTACAGTAAATATTGGCCAGATTGTTTACTCACCCAACTATAAGTCATTTGTGACAGTGGCAGCAGAGTCCAATCAACAGGTGATACTGCAAGCTGAGGAGTATGCTGACCTAacag AGTTGCGGGCCTTAGCTGAACTCATTGGTCCGTATGGCATGCGCTATCTGGGTGAGAGACTTATGGGGCATGTTGCTAGTCAGGTGGATGAGCTAAAG aaACTGGTAGTGCAGAATCGTGAGACCTTAGTTCAATTGAGGACAAGTTTTGACAAACCAGAAGTGATGAGGGAACttactaaaaagttaaata AACCCAAGACAGCTGCAA ATTCAAAACAAACTGCTACAG
- the LOC117336465 gene encoding membrane-associated protein Hem-like isoform X17, with protein sequence MSRALIPSQQKLAEKLTVLTDRGRGMLTRIYNIKKMSMLGSAENKPAFLSDKNLEAAFKHLLRRFPNPDAKASALLPINSIKNDVCKSLHLYYFTFVDIMDFKDHVVDLLTTMDACQVYLDITLNYDLTKMYLDLIVTYVSIMILVSKVEDRRVVLSLYNIAHEYLHATGDPWFPRLGQMILEYDYPMKKLAEDFVPHTRVVRHAILSLQKIYPKRNIPADQMRATQLLTLLGEPAKIMNVPNTDMIQCEYLSQDSMEKWIIFCLMICHPFLQEPQAWDLWKTALQSGYIVQLVRDEVLHIHSYIISFFESLKGQHLSKRITEIKELHHQALQTAPGVHRERRKFLRSALKELALIYTDQPGLLGPKALYVFQGLSIARDEIHWLLRHFDNPPSKKHNIKIAQEDFVDRQIPELLFYMEELKALVRKYNQVMQRYYVQYLSGFDSVLLNQLIQNLAMCPEDESVILSSLYNSVAGLTVQQVEANDVFDFRGIRLDWFRLQAYTSGNKAGLTLKDHQDLGKHLNMIVFHTKMVDFLDQMLTETSDLSIYCFYTQIFEHQFKQCIEFPSQHRYSIVFPLICGHFMVATHELCPEERHSIGTTSVQYAHWFLKEISDEVNQVITAICEEQCLLSYKLLPKHSAATILASAQKNKPTKDKNKKTAEKERPGEESFRKNRENFTRMDKLHMALTEMCYAINYCNVIQVWEHGFVPREFFLQHLETRFNKALVGMMMYNPETNEIAKPSELLSGVKAVMNVLQGLENYVHLDIARVFNSVLPQQTQATDSFNGEKTITANYASWYLDVLLRKATVNIGQIVYSPNYKSFVTVAAESNQQVILQAEEYADLTELRALAELIGPYGMRYLGERLMGHVASQVDELKKLVVQNRETLVQLRTSFDKPEVMRELTKKLNKPKTAANSKQTATDADSVLMRMTMIGVLLSFRSLAQEALLDVLEDRIPFLMASVKDLQHFVPNTKDSKVVNEMASAGGLSCNVDPTLINALRQMKCEHKESEYETFCLFII encoded by the exons ATGTCGAGAGCATTGATTCCTAGTCAGCAAAAGCTTGCTGAGAAGCTGACGGTCCTGACTGACAGGGGCCGGGGGATGCTTACACGCATTTACAACATAAAGAAG ATGTCT ATGTTGGGAAGTGCAGAAAACAAGCCAGCTTTCCTGTCGGACAAAAACCTGGAGGCTGCTTTTAAACACTTACTAAGGAGGTTCCCCAATCCGGACGCCAAAGCCAGCGCA TTGCTGCCTATAAACTCCATCAAGAACGATGTGTGTAAGTCTCTACACCTCTACTACTTCACCTTTGTCGACATCATGGACTTCAAG gACCATGTTGTAGACTTACTGACCACAATGGACGCCTGTCAAGTCTACCTGGATATT ACCTTGAACTATGACCTCACTAAAATGTACCTTGACCTGATAGTCACCTATGTGTCCATTATGATCCTGGTATCGAAGGTGGAGGATCGCCGAGTGGTTCTGTCGCTCTACAACATCGCACATGAGTATTTACATGCCACAGG TGACCCTTGGTTCCCACGACTTGGTCAGATGATATTGGAGTATGACTACCCAATGAAGAAGTTAGCGGAGGACTTCGTGCCTCATACCCGG GTGGTACGACATGCGATCCTGTCCCTTCAGAAGATCTACCCGAAACGTAACATTCCCGCTGATCAGATGCGGGCCACTCAGCTCCTCACACTCCTTGGAGAGCCAGCTAAGATCATGAATGTCCCTAACACAGATATG ATACAGTGTGAATACTTGTCACAAGACTCCATGGAGAAATGGATTATTT TCTGCCTGATGATCTGCCACCCATTCCTACAGGAGCCCCAGGCCTGGGATCTGTGGAAGACTGCCCTTCAGTCTGGCTATATCGTCCAGCTCGTTAGGGATGAGGTCCTTCACATACACAGCTATATCATCTCATTCTTTGAGAGTCTGAAAGG TCAACACCTGAGCAAAAGAATCACAGAAATCAAGGAGCTTCATCATCAGGCATTACAGACAgc GCCAGGGGTTCACCGTGAGAGGAGAAAATTCCTCCGTTCAGCCCTGAAGGAGTTAGCTCTGATCTACACAGACCAGCCCGGGCTCCTTGGTCCAAAG GCCCTGTATGTGTTCCAAGGCTTGTCTATAGCCCGAGATGAAATCCATTGGCTTCTGCGACATTTTGACAATCCTCCATCAAAGAAACATAACATAAAGATTGCACAGGAGGACTTCGTAGATAG ACAAATTCCTGAGCTACTTTTCTATATGGAAGAACTAAAAG CCCTGGTGAGGAAGTATAACCAGGTGATGCAAAGATACTACGTACAATATTTATCTGGCTTTGACTCCGTCTTACTGAACCAActcatacag AACCTAGCAATGTGCCCGGAGGACGAGTCGGTCATCCTCTCATCTTTGTACAACTCTGTAGCTGGTCTTACAGTACAACAAG TTGAGGCCAATGATGTATTTGACTTCCGAGGTATTCGATTGGACTGGTTTCGACTTCAG GCGTACACAAGTGGTAACAAAGCAGGCCTTACCCTGAAGGATCATCAAGATCTCGGTAAACATCTCAACATGATTGTTTTCCACACAAAGATGGTGGATTTCCTCGACCAGATGCTGACAGAAACCTCTGATTTATCTATTTACTG cTTCTACACTCAGATCTTCGAGCACCAGTTCAAACAGTGTATAGAATTTCCATCACAACACCGATACAGTATTGTCTTCCCTCTCATCTGTGGACACTTCATGGTGGCCACACACGAACTCTGTCCCGAGGAG AGACACTCGATTGGGACAACAAGTGTTCAGTATGCTCACTGGTTCCTCAAGGAAATCTCAGATGAGGTGAACCAAGTCATCACCGCTATTTGTGAGGAGCAGTGTCTACTCAGTTATAAG CTGTTACCCAAACACAGTGCTGCTACCATCCTGGCCTCAGCACAGAAGAATAAACCAACCAAAGACAAGAATAAAAAAACGGCGGAGAAGGAGAGACCCGGAGAGGAGTCCTTCAGAAAGAACAGGGAAAATTTTACACG AATGGACAAGCTACATATGGCCCTGACCGAAATGTGTTATGCCATCAACTACTGTAACGTGATACAGGTATGGGAACATGGATTTGTTCCTCGGGAGTTCTTCCTACAGCATCTGGAGACACGATTTAATAA AGCATTAGTGGGTATGATGATGTACAACCCAGAGACAAATGAGATTGCCAAACCGTCAGAACTGCTGAGTGGGGTGAAAGCGGTGATGAACGTACTACAGGGCCTGGAGAATTATG taCACCTGGATATTGCTAGAGTATTTAACAGTGTGCTACCCCAGCAGACACAGGCTACAGACAGCTTCAATGGAGAGAAAACTATCACAGCCAACTATGCCAGCTG GTATCTGGACGTTCTGTTGAGGAAGGCTACAGTAAATATTGGCCAGATTGTTTACTCACCCAACTATAAGTCATTTGTGACAGTGGCAGCAGAGTCCAATCAACAGGTGATACTGCAAGCTGAGGAGTATGCTGACCTAacag AGTTGCGGGCCTTAGCTGAACTCATTGGTCCGTATGGCATGCGCTATCTGGGTGAGAGACTTATGGGGCATGTTGCTAGTCAGGTGGATGAGCTAAAG aaACTGGTAGTGCAGAATCGTGAGACCTTAGTTCAATTGAGGACAAGTTTTGACAAACCAGAAGTGATGAGGGAACttactaaaaagttaaata AACCCAAGACAGCTGCAA ATTCAAAACAAACTGCTACAG
- the LOC117336465 gene encoding membrane-associated protein Hem-like isoform X15, translating into MSRALIPSQQKLAEKLTVLTDRGRGMLTRIYNIKKMSMLGSAENKPAFLSDKNLEAAFKHLLRRFPNPDAKASALLPINSIKNDVCKSLHLYYFTFVDIMDFKDHVVDLLTTMDACQVYLDITLNYDLTKMYLDLIVTYVSIMILVSKVEDRRVVLSLYNIAHEYLHATGDPWFPRLGQMILEYDYPMKKLAEDFVPHTRVVRHAILSLQKIYPKRNIPADQMRATQLLTLLGEPAKIMNVPNTDMIQCEYLSQDSMEKWIIFCLMICHPFLQEPQAWDLWKTALQSGYIVQLVRDEVLHIHSYIISFFESLKGQHLSKRITEIKELHHQALQTAPGVHRERRKFLRSALKELALIYTDQPGLLGPKALYVFQGLSIARDEIHWLLRHFDNPPSKKHNIKIAQEDFVDRQIPELLFYMEELKALVRKYNQVMQRYYVQYLSGFDSVLLNQLIQNLAMCPEDESVILSSLYNSVAGLTVQQVEANDVFDFRGIRLDWFRLQAYTSGNKAGLTLKDHQDLGKHLNMIVFHTKMVDFLDQMLTETSDLSIYCFYTQIFEHQFKQCIEFPSQHRYSIVFPLICGHFMVATHELCPEERHSIGTTSVQYAHWFLKEISDEVNQVITAICEEQCLLSYKLLPKHSAATILASAQKNKPTKDKNKKTAEKERPGEESFRKNRENFTRMDKLHMALTEMCYAINYCNVIQVWEHGFVPREFFLQHLETRFNKALVGMMMYNPETNEIAKPSELLSGVKAVMNVLQGLENYVHLDIARVFNSVLPQQTQATDSFNGEKTITANYASWYLDVLLRKATVNIGQIVYSPNYKSFVTVAAESNQQVILQAEEYADLTELRALAELIGPYGMRYLGERLMGHVASQVDELKKLVVQNRETLVQLRTSFDKPEVMRELTKKLNKPKTAANSKQTATDADSVLMRMTMIGVLLSFRSLAQEALLDVLEDRIPFLMASVKDLQHFVPNTKDSKVVNEMASAGGLSCNVDPTLINALRQMKCEHKESEYETVCLFIM; encoded by the exons ATGTCGAGAGCATTGATTCCTAGTCAGCAAAAGCTTGCTGAGAAGCTGACGGTCCTGACTGACAGGGGCCGGGGGATGCTTACACGCATTTACAACATAAAGAAG ATGTCT ATGTTGGGAAGTGCAGAAAACAAGCCAGCTTTCCTGTCGGACAAAAACCTGGAGGCTGCTTTTAAACACTTACTAAGGAGGTTCCCCAATCCGGACGCCAAAGCCAGCGCA TTGCTGCCTATAAACTCCATCAAGAACGATGTGTGTAAGTCTCTACACCTCTACTACTTCACCTTTGTCGACATCATGGACTTCAAG gACCATGTTGTAGACTTACTGACCACAATGGACGCCTGTCAAGTCTACCTGGATATT ACCTTGAACTATGACCTCACTAAAATGTACCTTGACCTGATAGTCACCTATGTGTCCATTATGATCCTGGTATCGAAGGTGGAGGATCGCCGAGTGGTTCTGTCGCTCTACAACATCGCACATGAGTATTTACATGCCACAGG TGACCCTTGGTTCCCACGACTTGGTCAGATGATATTGGAGTATGACTACCCAATGAAGAAGTTAGCGGAGGACTTCGTGCCTCATACCCGG GTGGTACGACATGCGATCCTGTCCCTTCAGAAGATCTACCCGAAACGTAACATTCCCGCTGATCAGATGCGGGCCACTCAGCTCCTCACACTCCTTGGAGAGCCAGCTAAGATCATGAATGTCCCTAACACAGATATG ATACAGTGTGAATACTTGTCACAAGACTCCATGGAGAAATGGATTATTT TCTGCCTGATGATCTGCCACCCATTCCTACAGGAGCCCCAGGCCTGGGATCTGTGGAAGACTGCCCTTCAGTCTGGCTATATCGTCCAGCTCGTTAGGGATGAGGTCCTTCACATACACAGCTATATCATCTCATTCTTTGAGAGTCTGAAAGG TCAACACCTGAGCAAAAGAATCACAGAAATCAAGGAGCTTCATCATCAGGCATTACAGACAgc GCCAGGGGTTCACCGTGAGAGGAGAAAATTCCTCCGTTCAGCCCTGAAGGAGTTAGCTCTGATCTACACAGACCAGCCCGGGCTCCTTGGTCCAAAG GCCCTGTATGTGTTCCAAGGCTTGTCTATAGCCCGAGATGAAATCCATTGGCTTCTGCGACATTTTGACAATCCTCCATCAAAGAAACATAACATAAAGATTGCACAGGAGGACTTCGTAGATAG ACAAATTCCTGAGCTACTTTTCTATATGGAAGAACTAAAAG CCCTGGTGAGGAAGTATAACCAGGTGATGCAAAGATACTACGTACAATATTTATCTGGCTTTGACTCCGTCTTACTGAACCAActcatacag AACCTAGCAATGTGCCCGGAGGACGAGTCGGTCATCCTCTCATCTTTGTACAACTCTGTAGCTGGTCTTACAGTACAACAAG TTGAGGCCAATGATGTATTTGACTTCCGAGGTATTCGATTGGACTGGTTTCGACTTCAG GCGTACACAAGTGGTAACAAAGCAGGCCTTACCCTGAAGGATCATCAAGATCTCGGTAAACATCTCAACATGATTGTTTTCCACACAAAGATGGTGGATTTCCTCGACCAGATGCTGACAGAAACCTCTGATTTATCTATTTACTG cTTCTACACTCAGATCTTCGAGCACCAGTTCAAACAGTGTATAGAATTTCCATCACAACACCGATACAGTATTGTCTTCCCTCTCATCTGTGGACACTTCATGGTGGCCACACACGAACTCTGTCCCGAGGAG AGACACTCGATTGGGACAACAAGTGTTCAGTATGCTCACTGGTTCCTCAAGGAAATCTCAGATGAGGTGAACCAAGTCATCACCGCTATTTGTGAGGAGCAGTGTCTACTCAGTTATAAG CTGTTACCCAAACACAGTGCTGCTACCATCCTGGCCTCAGCACAGAAGAATAAACCAACCAAAGACAAGAATAAAAAAACGGCGGAGAAGGAGAGACCCGGAGAGGAGTCCTTCAGAAAGAACAGGGAAAATTTTACACG AATGGACAAGCTACATATGGCCCTGACCGAAATGTGTTATGCCATCAACTACTGTAACGTGATACAGGTATGGGAACATGGATTTGTTCCTCGGGAGTTCTTCCTACAGCATCTGGAGACACGATTTAATAA AGCATTAGTGGGTATGATGATGTACAACCCAGAGACAAATGAGATTGCCAAACCGTCAGAACTGCTGAGTGGGGTGAAAGCGGTGATGAACGTACTACAGGGCCTGGAGAATTATG taCACCTGGATATTGCTAGAGTATTTAACAGTGTGCTACCCCAGCAGACACAGGCTACAGACAGCTTCAATGGAGAGAAAACTATCACAGCCAACTATGCCAGCTG GTATCTGGACGTTCTGTTGAGGAAGGCTACAGTAAATATTGGCCAGATTGTTTACTCACCCAACTATAAGTCATTTGTGACAGTGGCAGCAGAGTCCAATCAACAGGTGATACTGCAAGCTGAGGAGTATGCTGACCTAacag AGTTGCGGGCCTTAGCTGAACTCATTGGTCCGTATGGCATGCGCTATCTGGGTGAGAGACTTATGGGGCATGTTGCTAGTCAGGTGGATGAGCTAAAG aaACTGGTAGTGCAGAATCGTGAGACCTTAGTTCAATTGAGGACAAGTTTTGACAAACCAGAAGTGATGAGGGAACttactaaaaagttaaata AACCCAAGACAGCTGCAA ATTCAAAACAAACTGCTACAG